The Rhizobium leguminosarum genome includes a region encoding these proteins:
- a CDS encoding DUF502 domain-containing protein → MADNTPRMPVATRLRNNFLAGLIICAPIAITIWLTWTFIHWSDSWVRPYIPARWNPESYLNFAIPGFGLLIAVVLITVVGFLGKNLIGQSIVRFGESIVQRMPLVRTIYRSVKQIFETVLKEQANSFKKVGLIEYPGPGLWALIFIATDAKGEIASKFNAMGQDMVAVFLPPTPVPTAGFLIFVPREKIVMLDMSPEDAAKFLISGGLVAPEHKPADPKQKHLPRPKPVAVSKAE, encoded by the coding sequence ATGGCCGACAACACCCCCAGAATGCCGGTGGCGACGCGGCTGAGGAATAATTTTCTCGCAGGACTGATCATCTGCGCGCCGATCGCGATTACCATCTGGCTGACCTGGACCTTCATCCATTGGTCGGACAGCTGGGTCCGGCCCTATATTCCGGCGCGCTGGAATCCGGAAAGCTATCTCAATTTCGCGATTCCGGGCTTCGGCCTGCTGATCGCCGTCGTGCTGATCACCGTCGTCGGCTTCCTCGGCAAGAACCTCATCGGCCAGAGCATCGTCCGGTTCGGCGAATCGATCGTTCAGCGCATGCCGCTGGTACGCACGATCTACAGAAGCGTGAAGCAGATTTTCGAAACCGTGCTGAAGGAACAGGCGAACTCCTTCAAAAAGGTCGGCCTCATCGAATATCCGGGTCCCGGCCTCTGGGCACTGATCTTCATTGCCACCGACGCCAAGGGCGAAATCGCTTCGAAGTTCAATGCCATGGGCCAGGACATGGTCGCCGTCTTCCTGCCGCCGACGCCGGTGCCGACAGCCGGCTTCCTCATCTTCGTGCCGCGCGAGAAGATCGTCATGCTCGATATGTCGCCGGAAGACGCCGCCAAGTTCCTGATTTCAGGCGGGCTTGTGGCGCCCGAACACAAGCCGGCCGATCCGAAGCAGAAGCATTTGCCGCGGCCAAAGCCGGTGGCGGTTTCCAAGGCTGAATGA
- the recG gene encoding ATP-dependent DNA helicase RecG, protein MRPAILDPLFSPISGLPGVGPKIAELLVKLLGRETLEDCRVIDLLFHAPFSLIDRRNQPGIARAPQGAIVTITARVDRHQVPPGGKSNIPYRVFLHDETGELTLVFFRGQAAWLEKQLPVDAEVTVSGKIDWFNGRASMVHPDYIVRADEAESLPLVEPIYPLTAGLSPKTLRKIIDAGLPRFPELPEWIDLALTEKQGLPSIRDSFHMLHEPRDPGDIDPQAPARRRLAYDEFLAGQLSLSLVRQRLRKVAGQPVTATGTISSKILKSLPFSPTGSQNEAIAEVLKDMAGNERMLRLLQGDVGSGKTLVALMAMAAVIESGGQAVLMAPTEILARQHHATISKFAASAGLGIEVLTGRTKGREREEILERIALGAAQIIIGTHALFQDSVAYANLMLAVVDEQHRFGVHQRLRLTAKGLSPHMLVMTATPIPRTLVLAAFGDMDVSKLTEKPAGRKPIQTITVPMERTGEIVGRLQSAIAEGKKAYWICPLVEESEELDLMSAEERHATLVSALGPGIGLIHGRMSGPEKDAAMMAFKNGETRLLVATTVVEVGVDVPDATIMVIEHAERFGLAQLHQLRGRVGRGDEASTCILLYKGPLGETGHARLSIMRETEDGFRIAEEDLKLRGEGELLGTRQSGTPGFRIASLEAHAELLEIARKDAAYLIERDPELTTERGTAIRTLLYLFRRDEAIRFLRAG, encoded by the coding sequence ATGCGCCCCGCCATTCTCGATCCTCTGTTTTCCCCTATTTCGGGCCTTCCGGGCGTCGGACCGAAGATCGCCGAGCTGCTGGTCAAGCTGCTCGGGCGCGAGACGCTGGAGGATTGCCGGGTCATCGATCTGCTCTTCCACGCGCCCTTCTCGCTGATCGACCGGCGCAACCAGCCTGGAATCGCCCGCGCGCCGCAGGGCGCGATCGTGACGATCACGGCGCGCGTCGACCGGCACCAGGTGCCGCCGGGCGGCAAAAGCAACATTCCCTATCGCGTCTTCCTGCATGACGAGACCGGCGAACTGACGCTGGTCTTCTTCCGCGGACAGGCGGCGTGGCTGGAAAAGCAGCTGCCTGTTGACGCGGAGGTGACGGTCAGCGGCAAGATCGACTGGTTCAACGGCCGCGCCTCGATGGTGCATCCCGATTATATCGTCAGGGCCGACGAGGCGGAGAGCCTGCCGCTGGTCGAACCGATCTATCCGCTGACGGCGGGGCTCTCGCCGAAGACGCTGCGCAAGATCATCGACGCCGGCCTGCCGCGTTTTCCCGAGCTGCCGGAATGGATCGACCTGGCGCTGACAGAGAAGCAAGGCCTGCCGTCGATCCGCGACAGTTTCCACATGCTGCACGAGCCGCGCGATCCTGGGGATATCGACCCGCAGGCCCCTGCCCGGCGGCGGCTTGCCTATGACGAATTCCTCGCCGGCCAGCTGTCGCTGAGCCTGGTGCGGCAGAGGTTGCGCAAGGTGGCGGGCCAGCCGGTCACTGCGACGGGCACAATCAGCAGCAAGATCCTGAAGAGCTTGCCCTTTTCGCCTACCGGCAGCCAGAACGAGGCAATCGCCGAGGTTTTGAAAGATATGGCCGGCAACGAGCGCATGCTGCGGCTGCTGCAGGGCGATGTCGGTTCCGGCAAGACGCTGGTGGCGCTGATGGCGATGGCGGCGGTGATCGAGAGCGGCGGCCAGGCCGTGCTGATGGCGCCGACCGAAATCCTGGCGCGGCAGCACCACGCGACGATCTCGAAATTCGCCGCCTCCGCCGGGCTCGGCATCGAGGTGCTGACCGGGCGAACCAAGGGACGCGAGAGGGAGGAAATCCTGGAGCGCATCGCCTTGGGTGCTGCCCAGATCATCATCGGCACGCATGCCCTGTTCCAGGACAGCGTCGCCTACGCCAATCTGATGCTTGCCGTCGTCGACGAGCAGCACCGTTTCGGCGTGCATCAGCGCCTGCGGTTGACCGCCAAGGGCCTCTCGCCGCACATGCTTGTCATGACGGCGACGCCGATCCCGCGCACGCTGGTGCTTGCCGCCTTCGGCGATATGGACGTCTCCAAGCTCACCGAAAAACCGGCCGGCCGCAAGCCGATCCAGACGATCACCGTGCCGATGGAACGGACCGGCGAAATCGTCGGCCGACTGCAAAGCGCGATCGCCGAGGGCAAGAAGGCCTACTGGATCTGCCCACTGGTCGAGGAGTCCGAAGAGCTCGACCTGATGTCGGCCGAGGAGCGGCATGCGACGCTGGTCTCAGCACTCGGCCCGGGCATCGGCCTCATCCACGGCCGCATGAGCGGGCCGGAGAAGGATGCTGCGATGATGGCGTTCAAGAACGGCGAGACCCGGCTGCTCGTCGCCACCACCGTCGTCGAGGTCGGCGTCGACGTGCCGGATGCGACGATCATGGTGATCGAACATGCCGAACGCTTCGGCCTGGCGCAATTGCATCAGCTGCGCGGTCGCGTCGGGCGCGGCGACGAGGCCTCGACCTGCATCCTGCTCTACAAGGGGCCACTCGGCGAGACCGGCCATGCCAGGCTTTCGATCATGCGCGAGACGGAGGATGGCTTCCGCATTGCCGAGGAGGACCTGAAGCTGCGCGGTGAAGGCGAATTGCTCGGCACACGGCAATCCGGCACGCCGGGCTTCCGCATCGCCAGCCTCGAGGCGCATGCCGAGCTGTTGGAGATCGCCCGCAAGGATGCTGCTTACCTCATCGAGCGCGATCCGGAATTGACCACCGAGAGAGGAACGGCGATCCGCACCCTGCTCTATCTTTTCCGCCGCGACGAGGCGATCCGTTTTCTTAGAGCGGGTTAA
- a CDS encoding succinate dehydrogenase assembly factor 2, which yields MTGVTLTSAGLDPRRRRILFRCWHRGIREMDLVFGQFAEAEVATLSEAELDEFETIMAEEDNDLVRWIMGTWPVPERFQTPMFARIAAYKPDFDKPLRTPE from the coding sequence ATGACAGGTGTCACGCTCACGAGTGCCGGTCTCGACCCGCGCCGCCGCCGGATCCTTTTCCGCTGCTGGCATCGCGGCATCCGCGAAATGGATCTGGTCTTCGGCCAGTTCGCCGAAGCCGAGGTGGCGACGCTTTCGGAAGCCGAGCTCGACGAGTTCGAGACGATCATGGCGGAAGAGGACAATGATCTCGTCCGCTGGATCATGGGAACATGGCCGGTGCCTGAGCGTTTCCAAACACCGATGTTTGCCCGCATCGCCGCCTACAAACCCGATTTTGACAAGCCCCTCAGGACGCCGGAATGA
- the mfd gene encoding transcription-repair coupling factor produces the protein MIPGFDAKKLAAIAEPLTIGNVPAGLETLLLAELARTGEPVAYVMSDGHRMADLEQMLGFVAPDIPVLTLPAWDCLPYDRVSPSADTSARRLAALGGLIAHRKKPHAAIVLVTANAMLQKVAPQDVIEGLSFSARPGNQLRMDDLAGRLERNGFERVATVREVGEYAVRGGILDVFVPGSEEPVRLDFFGDTLESIRSFDPASQRTIGQVRSLDLNPMSEVTLTPDTISRFRKNYLSAFGATTRDDALYLAVSEGRRYPGMEHWLPLFYEKLDTVFDYLSGFRIVIDHTVREAAEERSKLVFDYYDARLNSGQPAKGMTQGTPYKPVTPGQLYLDSKLFIKTLDALAAIRISPFNEHEGEARRVVNVDARQGQRWARSNAEGGGDAERINIFDVVVKHIADRRAAGAKVLVTAWTEGSLERLLQVLNEHGLEKVKPIEALKDIGSLARGEAAAAVLSLEAGFEAGDLVVIGEQDILGDRMVRRSKRRKRAADFISEVAGLDEGSIVVHAEHGIGRFIGLRTIEAAGAPHACLELQYADEAKLFLPVENIDLLSRYGGEGTEAQLDKLGGGAWQMRKAKLKKRLLDMADALIRIAAERLTRHAPMLTTPEGLYDEFAARFPYDETEDQENAIEAVRSDLGAGRPMDRLVCGDVGFGKTEVALRAAFVAAMNGAQVAIVVPTTLLSRQHFKTFSDRFRGLPVRIQQASRLVGAKELALTKKEVAEGKTDIVVGTHALLGAGIKFANLGLLVIDEEQHFGVKHKERLKELKSDVHVLTLSATPIPRTLQLAMTGVRELSLITTPPVDRMAVRTFISPFDSLVIRETLMREHYRGGQSFYVCPRLADLEDVHAFLQSDVPELKVAVAHGQMPAGELEDIMNAFYEGRYDVLLSTTIVESGLDVPTANTLIVHRADMFGLAQLYQLRGRVGRSKVRAFALFTLPVNKVLTATAERRLKVLQSLDTLGAGFQLASHDLDIRGAGNLLGEEQSGHIKEVGFELYQQMLEEAVAEVKGVDEIHDTGWSPQISVGTTVMIPEGYVPDLHLRMALYRRLGEITELKEIDGFGAEMIDRFGPMPIEVQHLLKIVYIKSLCRTANVEKLDAGPKGVVVQFRNKEFPNPANLVGYIGKQGTMAKIRPDHSLFLTRDLPTPEKRLQGAAVIMTQLAEFAK, from the coding sequence ATGATCCCTGGTTTCGATGCGAAGAAGCTTGCGGCCATTGCCGAGCCGCTGACGATCGGCAATGTGCCGGCAGGTCTTGAAACGCTGCTGCTCGCCGAGCTCGCCCGAACGGGAGAGCCGGTCGCCTATGTCATGTCCGACGGCCACCGCATGGCCGATCTGGAGCAGATGCTGGGCTTCGTCGCCCCCGACATTCCGGTTCTCACCTTGCCGGCCTGGGACTGTCTGCCTTATGACCGCGTCTCGCCGAGCGCCGACACCTCGGCTCGCCGGCTGGCTGCACTCGGCGGCCTCATCGCCCATCGCAAGAAGCCGCATGCGGCAATCGTGCTCGTCACCGCCAATGCCATGCTGCAGAAGGTGGCGCCGCAGGATGTCATCGAAGGCCTGAGTTTTTCGGCCCGTCCAGGCAATCAGCTGCGCATGGACGATCTCGCCGGCCGCCTGGAGCGCAATGGCTTCGAGCGGGTCGCCACCGTTCGCGAGGTCGGCGAATATGCCGTGCGCGGCGGCATTCTCGACGTCTTCGTACCGGGTTCCGAAGAGCCGGTCCGCCTCGATTTCTTCGGTGATACGCTGGAAAGCATCCGCAGCTTCGATCCGGCAAGCCAGCGCACAATCGGGCAGGTGCGCTCCCTCGATCTCAATCCGATGAGCGAGGTGACGCTGACGCCCGATACGATCAGCCGTTTCCGCAAGAATTACCTCTCCGCTTTCGGCGCGACCACCCGCGACGACGCGCTCTATCTTGCCGTCTCCGAAGGCCGCCGTTACCCTGGCATGGAGCACTGGCTGCCGCTTTTCTACGAGAAGCTCGATACCGTCTTCGATTATTTGAGCGGCTTCCGGATCGTCATCGATCATACGGTGCGTGAAGCAGCCGAAGAGCGCTCCAAGCTCGTTTTCGACTATTATGACGCCCGCCTGAACTCCGGCCAGCCGGCCAAGGGGATGACGCAGGGCACGCCCTACAAGCCGGTGACGCCGGGCCAGCTCTATCTCGACAGCAAGCTTTTCATCAAAACCCTCGATGCGCTGGCCGCGATCCGCATCAGCCCCTTCAACGAGCATGAGGGCGAGGCACGGCGGGTCGTCAATGTCGACGCCCGCCAGGGCCAGCGCTGGGCCCGCTCCAATGCCGAAGGCGGCGGCGATGCCGAACGCATCAACATCTTCGACGTCGTCGTCAAGCATATCGCCGACCGCCGTGCTGCCGGCGCGAAAGTGCTCGTCACCGCCTGGACCGAAGGCTCGCTGGAGCGGCTGCTGCAGGTGTTGAACGAACACGGCCTGGAAAAGGTCAAGCCGATCGAGGCGCTGAAGGATATCGGCTCGCTGGCGAGAGGCGAGGCTGCTGCTGCCGTGCTCAGTCTCGAAGCCGGCTTCGAGGCCGGGGACCTCGTCGTCATCGGCGAGCAGGATATATTAGGCGACCGCATGGTGCGCCGCTCCAAGCGCCGCAAGCGCGCAGCCGATTTCATCTCGGAAGTCGCGGGCCTCGATGAGGGTTCGATCGTCGTCCACGCCGAACATGGTATCGGCCGCTTTATAGGACTGAGGACCATCGAGGCCGCAGGCGCGCCGCATGCCTGCCTCGAACTGCAATATGCCGACGAGGCCAAGCTCTTCCTGCCGGTCGAAAACATCGATCTTCTCTCGCGTTACGGCGGCGAAGGCACCGAAGCTCAGCTCGACAAGCTCGGCGGCGGCGCCTGGCAGATGCGCAAGGCCAAGCTCAAGAAGCGCCTGCTCGATATGGCCGATGCGCTGATCCGCATCGCCGCCGAGCGCCTGACGCGCCACGCGCCGATGCTGACGACGCCGGAAGGCCTTTACGACGAATTCGCCGCCCGCTTCCCCTATGACGAGACCGAGGACCAGGAAAACGCCATCGAGGCGGTGCGCTCCGATCTCGGCGCCGGCCGGCCGATGGACCGTCTGGTCTGCGGCGACGTCGGCTTCGGCAAGACGGAGGTGGCGCTGCGCGCCGCCTTCGTCGCAGCGATGAACGGCGCCCAGGTCGCCATCGTCGTGCCGACGACACTGCTTTCCCGCCAGCATTTCAAAACCTTTTCCGATCGTTTCCGCGGTCTGCCGGTGCGCATCCAGCAGGCCTCGCGCCTTGTCGGCGCCAAGGAGCTGGCGCTGACGAAGAAGGAAGTGGCGGAAGGCAAGACCGATATCGTCGTCGGCACCCATGCGCTGCTCGGCGCCGGCATCAAATTCGCCAATCTCGGCCTGCTCGTCATCGACGAGGAACAGCACTTCGGCGTCAAGCACAAGGAGCGGCTGAAGGAGCTGAAAAGCGACGTGCACGTGCTGACGCTGTCGGCGACGCCGATCCCGCGCACGCTGCAGCTTGCCATGACCGGTGTGCGCGAACTGTCGCTGATCACCACCCCGCCGGTCGACCGCATGGCGGTGCGCACCTTCATTTCTCCCTTCGACAGCCTGGTCATCCGCGAGACGCTGATGCGCGAGCATTATCGCGGCGGCCAGAGCTTCTATGTCTGCCCCAGGCTTGCCGATCTCGAGGACGTGCATGCCTTCCTGCAGTCGGATGTGCCGGAGCTGAAGGTCGCGGTCGCCCATGGCCAGATGCCGGCCGGCGAACTCGAAGATATCATGAACGCCTTCTATGAAGGCCGCTACGACGTGCTTCTCTCGACCACCATCGTCGAATCCGGCCTCGACGTGCCCACCGCCAATACGCTGATCGTCCACCGTGCTGATATGTTCGGCCTTGCCCAGCTCTATCAGCTGCGTGGTCGCGTCGGCCGCTCGAAGGTGCGCGCCTTCGCGCTCTTCACCCTGCCTGTTAATAAGGTGCTGACGGCAACCGCCGAACGCCGGTTGAAGGTGCTGCAATCGCTGGATACGCTCGGCGCCGGCTTCCAGCTGGCGAGCCACGATCTCGATATTCGCGGCGCCGGCAACCTGCTCGGCGAGGAGCAGTCAGGCCATATCAAGGAAGTCGGCTTCGAGCTCTACCAGCAAATGCTGGAAGAGGCGGTCGCCGAGGTCAAGGGTGTCGACGAGATCCACGATACCGGCTGGTCGCCGCAGATCTCCGTCGGCACGACGGTAATGATCCCGGAAGGATACGTGCCCGACCTGCATCTGCGCATGGCGCTCTACCGCCGTCTCGGCGAAATCACCGAACTCAAGGAAATCGACGGCTTCGGCGCCGAGATGATCGACAGATTCGGCCCGATGCCGATCGAAGTCCAGCACCTGCTGAAGATCGTCTACATCAAATCGCTCTGCCGCACCGCCAATGTCGAAAAGCTCGATGCCGGCCCGAAGGGCGTCGTCGTGCAGTTCCGCAACAAGGAATTCCCCAATCCGGCCAACCTCGTCGGTTATATCGGCAAGCAGGGCACGATGGCGAAGATCCGCCCCGATCACAGCCTGTTCCTGACCCGAGACCTGCCGACACCGGAAAAACGCCTGCAGGGCGCTGCCGTTATCATGACGCAGCTGGCGGAATTCGCGAAATAG
- a CDS encoding OsmC family protein gives MGTYGATIAWQRNGETFTDNRYSRAHRWTFDGGIEVRASSSAHVVPLPYSAEDAVDPEEAFVASLSSCHMLWFLSLAAKQRFCVESYTDAAEGVMEKNAEGRLAMTVVTLRPHVVFSGEKQPSLSELEALHHRAHDECFIANSVKTEVRCVPVLG, from the coding sequence ATGGGAACATACGGCGCAACGATCGCCTGGCAGCGCAACGGCGAAACCTTTACCGACAACCGCTACAGCCGTGCCCACCGCTGGACCTTTGATGGTGGCATCGAGGTGAGGGCGTCCTCTTCCGCCCATGTCGTGCCGCTGCCCTATTCCGCGGAGGATGCCGTCGATCCGGAAGAGGCTTTCGTCGCCTCGCTCTCCAGCTGCCACATGCTCTGGTTCCTGTCGCTCGCCGCCAAACAGCGCTTTTGCGTCGAGAGCTACACCGATGCCGCCGAGGGCGTCATGGAAAAGAATGCCGAGGGCCGCCTCGCCATGACCGTCGTGACGCTGCGGCCGCATGTCGTCTTCAGCGGCGAAAAACAGCCCTCTTTAAGCGAACTCGAAGCCTTGCACCATCGCGCCCACGACGAATGCTTCATCGCCAATTCGGTGAAGACCGAGGTGCGCTGCGTTCCGGTTCTGGGTTGA
- a CDS encoding DUF4261 domain-containing protein, with product MIAIVFMKDGDSDCLSPISLALRQSWPGSSIDVSENDENKPLFVFYDSTLGGSVMFMDAQAPLGEGDPQIRNAWFWPTAWKELSQHRSHIIVTIFGGGSGKQKALALQRMLQVILTSIPSAIGVVSLSSGALLPTSMVLPLVEKDTEVAIPIFVSCLFATENPSRFPKPSIFCSTEGLMNFGLKNIEARGYPGTIPDLHEFMLAFAAYLIEHEANVADGDTVGSTEQKILVKIEKSLFRESQVYSLYFQGMTWRAKLWRFLFGNRP from the coding sequence ATGATCGCGATCGTATTTATGAAGGATGGCGATTCAGATTGTCTTTCGCCTATTTCCCTTGCGCTACGGCAAAGCTGGCCCGGTTCGAGCATTGATGTTTCGGAAAACGACGAGAACAAACCACTTTTCGTCTTCTACGACAGCACCTTGGGCGGCAGCGTGATGTTCATGGATGCTCAGGCTCCTTTGGGTGAAGGTGACCCGCAAATCAGAAATGCCTGGTTCTGGCCGACCGCTTGGAAAGAACTCAGCCAGCACAGATCACATATCATTGTCACTATTTTCGGCGGGGGTAGCGGAAAGCAAAAAGCCTTAGCTTTGCAAAGGATGCTGCAGGTAATCCTGACAAGCATTCCCTCTGCGATCGGTGTTGTGAGTCTTTCCTCAGGGGCGCTGTTGCCAACTTCGATGGTCTTGCCGCTCGTCGAGAAAGACACCGAGGTCGCTATTCCGATTTTTGTTTCCTGTTTGTTTGCAACAGAAAATCCCTCGCGTTTTCCAAAACCTTCAATCTTTTGCTCGACAGAAGGACTGATGAACTTCGGCTTGAAAAACATCGAGGCGCGAGGCTATCCCGGCACTATTCCGGACTTGCATGAGTTCATGCTTGCCTTCGCAGCGTACTTGATTGAGCATGAGGCAAATGTGGCAGATGGCGATACGGTCGGATCAACTGAGCAAAAAATTCTCGTGAAGATAGAGAAATCGTTGTTTCGCGAGAGCCAAGTGTACAGTCTATATTTTCAAGGAATGACTTGGCGAGCGAAACTGTGGCGCTTCCTGTTTGGCAACCGACCGTAG
- a CDS encoding GrpB family protein, with protein sequence MPIEIEQSRASWAEDFTTLKSAIMRAAPAGAYLHHIGSTAIPGLPAKDIIDIQLTVETLAEVSESTLEREGFERRSIVADHCPPGLDLAEGELRKALYRSKGRPANLHVRERGRFNQRYPLLCRDFLRAHPTAANAYALIKQRLAQRSPADVDFYYDIKDPVFDIIMVGANEWAKLIGWSEPPGD encoded by the coding sequence ATGCCGATCGAGATCGAACAGTCGCGAGCGAGTTGGGCCGAGGACTTTACGACGCTCAAGAGTGCCATCATGCGGGCAGCGCCCGCCGGCGCATACCTGCATCATATCGGCTCGACCGCCATTCCCGGTCTTCCAGCAAAAGATATCATCGATATCCAACTTACCGTGGAGACTCTGGCCGAGGTCAGCGAAAGCACGCTCGAACGGGAGGGGTTCGAGCGCAGATCAATAGTGGCCGATCATTGCCCTCCGGGACTTGACCTTGCGGAAGGCGAGTTGCGGAAGGCACTTTATCGCAGCAAAGGGCGTCCGGCCAATCTGCACGTTCGGGAAAGAGGCCGTTTCAATCAGCGTTACCCTCTTCTTTGCCGCGACTTCCTCCGCGCCCATCCGACAGCGGCAAACGCCTATGCGCTGATCAAGCAACGGCTCGCCCAGCGCTCTCCCGCGGACGTCGATTTCTATTACGATATCAAGGACCCGGTGTTCGACATCATCATGGTCGGCGCCAACGAATGGGCGAAACTGATCGGCTGGTCGGAACCGCCAGGCGACTAG